In Kineococcus sp. NBC_00420, a single genomic region encodes these proteins:
- a CDS encoding VOC family protein, with amino-acid sequence MSETTGRRAAHGEHTTHGVPHGVSGITPFLTIARAREAVEFYRDVFGARVVDVTEMGGVVVHAELALGGGRLQLGEPNPDYHLVPAPDGDDDCYSLGFHCADVDAVVARAGAAGATIREPATDFVSGDRFASVRDPFGVRWSVMTRVEDLCEEESARRVAEWASAAGAG; translated from the coding sequence ATGAGCGAAACGACCGGTCGCCGGGCCGCGCACGGCGAGCACACCACCCACGGGGTCCCGCACGGTGTCAGCGGCATCACCCCGTTCCTGACGATCGCGCGCGCCCGGGAGGCCGTCGAGTTCTACCGCGACGTCTTCGGCGCGCGGGTCGTCGACGTGACCGAGATGGGTGGTGTCGTCGTCCACGCCGAGCTCGCCTTGGGCGGCGGTCGCCTGCAGCTGGGGGAACCGAACCCCGATTACCACCTCGTCCCGGCCCCGGACGGTGACGACGACTGCTACTCCCTCGGGTTCCACTGCGCCGACGTCGACGCCGTGGTGGCGCGCGCCGGGGCGGCCGGGGCGACGATCCGCGAACCGGCGACCGACTTCGTCTCCGGCGACCGCTTCGCGAGCGTCCGCGACCCGTTCGGGGTGCGGTGGTCGGTCATGACGCGCGTCGAGGACCTCTGCGAGGAGGAGAGCGCCCGTCGGGTCGCGGAGTGGGCCTCAGCCGCCGGCGCCGGCTGA
- a CDS encoding CYTH and CHAD domain-containing protein codes for MVDAHEEIEVKYEFAPDAELPPLAAVLPEDDASGLRVGDRDEFVLDAVYFDTPDLRLSGARTTLRRRTGGVDAGWHLKTPGDDGARLERRVPLGRAVRTVPVALRRLVETLTEGQPLVPVVRLSTHRSVQTVLDVSGRRLLELADDRVEAHRLLPAGGSGEPGAGQTWREVELELLDGDRAVFDAVDAALRAAGLVVSTSSSKVGRVLAGMPPEPAADDHTTDTDPDTVTAEVVPVEVTTPSAATPTEPRTLSRGTTPRRKELSTASSAGDVLFLHLREQVQQVFDQDARVRADEPDSVHRMRVATRRLRSALRTFQPLLGAPTKPLRDELRWLAAELGRARDAEVLRDRLVQAVASLDVTPEDPAATGAVPQRVAEQLGSDYRRAHDQVLLELDSERYQRLLDTLQEFVESPATSPKARRPAGKELPKRVARTYRTLAELVAAAQDAPAGHARDELFHEARKAAKQVRYAAEAVAVVFGKDAKRFAAATTAVQEVLGEHQDSVVTRERLAELAARAEPEVAFAYGRLFAQEETHARLSESDVEEAWKALRAKRLHRWLR; via the coding sequence ATGGTCGACGCCCACGAAGAGATCGAAGTGAAGTACGAGTTCGCCCCCGACGCCGAGCTGCCGCCGCTGGCCGCCGTGCTGCCCGAGGACGACGCCAGCGGGCTGCGCGTCGGTGACCGCGACGAGTTCGTCCTCGACGCCGTCTACTTCGACACCCCCGACCTGCGACTCTCCGGGGCGAGGACGACGCTGCGCCGGCGCACCGGCGGCGTCGACGCCGGGTGGCACCTGAAGACCCCCGGCGACGACGGCGCCCGCCTCGAACGCCGGGTACCGCTGGGACGCGCGGTCCGCACCGTCCCCGTCGCGCTGCGCCGCCTCGTGGAGACCCTGACCGAGGGACAGCCGCTCGTACCGGTGGTCCGGCTGTCCACGCACCGGAGCGTGCAGACGGTCCTCGACGTCAGTGGTCGACGGTTGCTGGAACTCGCCGACGACAGGGTCGAGGCCCACCGGCTGCTGCCGGCCGGGGGTTCCGGGGAGCCGGGCGCGGGGCAGACGTGGCGCGAGGTGGAACTGGAACTCCTCGACGGCGACCGTGCGGTCTTCGACGCCGTCGACGCCGCGCTGCGGGCGGCCGGCCTGGTCGTCTCGACGAGTTCCTCGAAGGTCGGGCGCGTCCTGGCGGGGATGCCGCCGGAACCCGCGGCCGACGACCACACCACCGACACCGATCCTGACACCGTTACCGCGGAGGTCGTCCCCGTCGAGGTGACCACGCCGTCCGCCGCGACCCCGACGGAACCCCGGACGTTGTCCCGCGGCACGACCCCCCGGCGCAAGGAACTGTCGACGGCGTCGAGCGCGGGCGACGTGCTCTTCCTGCACCTGCGCGAACAGGTCCAGCAGGTCTTCGACCAGGACGCCCGCGTCCGGGCCGACGAGCCCGACAGCGTGCACAGGATGCGGGTCGCCACCCGCCGCCTGCGCAGCGCGCTCCGCACGTTCCAGCCCCTGCTGGGCGCACCGACGAAACCGTTGCGGGACGAGCTGCGCTGGCTCGCCGCCGAGCTGGGACGGGCACGCGACGCGGAGGTCCTGCGCGACCGCCTGGTGCAGGCGGTCGCGTCGTTGGACGTCACCCCCGAGGACCCCGCAGCGACGGGAGCCGTACCGCAGCGGGTGGCCGAGCAGCTGGGGTCGGACTACCGACGGGCCCACGACCAGGTGCTCCTTGAACTGGACTCCGAGCGCTACCAACGCCTGCTGGACACCCTCCAGGAGTTCGTCGAGAGCCCGGCGACGAGCCCGAAGGCCCGTCGTCCCGCGGGGAAGGAACTCCCGAAGCGCGTCGCCCGGACGTACCGCACGCTGGCGGAGCTGGTCGCCGCCGCGCAGGACGCCCCCGCCGGTCACGCACGGGACGAGCTGTTCCACGAGGCCCGCAAGGCCGCGAAGCAGGTGCGCTACGCCGCCGAGGCGGTCGCCGTCGTGTTCGGGAAGGACGCCAAGCGGTTCGCCGCGGCGACGACCGCGGTGCAGGAGGTCCTCGGTGAGCACCAGGACTCCGTCGTCACCCGCGAGCGGTTGGCCGAGCTGGCCGCGCGGGCGGAGCCCGAGGTGGCCTTCGCCTACGGACGGCTGTTCGCGCAGGAGGAGACCCACGCCCGGCTCAGCGAGTCCGACGTCGAGGAGGCCTGGAAGGCACTGCGGGCCAAGCGCCTCCACCGCTGGCTGCGGTGA
- a CDS encoding J-domain-containing protein: MSERKPPGTSFEDWVERQVREAQERGDFDHLPGAGAPLRGLDRDFSAEEWAADKARREGYDVSAMLPPALALRREREDILRDLGRLHSESLVRAEVEGFNDRVRELYRRPSDGPLVVVALLQESVVLEAWRAARPAPVVAAPVTPPPRRRRFFRRDRG, from the coding sequence GTGAGCGAACGCAAACCTCCCGGCACGTCCTTCGAGGACTGGGTCGAACGCCAGGTGCGCGAGGCCCAGGAACGCGGCGACTTCGACCACCTCCCGGGGGCCGGAGCGCCGCTGCGCGGCCTGGACCGCGACTTCTCGGCCGAGGAGTGGGCGGCGGACAAGGCCCGCCGCGAGGGCTACGACGTCAGCGCCATGCTCCCGCCCGCGCTGGCCCTGCGTCGCGAGCGGGAGGACATCCTGCGCGACCTCGGCCGGCTGCACTCCGAGTCGCTGGTGCGGGCCGAGGTCGAGGGGTTCAACGACCGGGTGCGTGAGCTCTACCGACGACCCAGTGACGGGCCCCTCGTCGTGGTGGCGCTGCTCCAGGAGTCCGTCGTGCTCGAGGCGTGGCGTGCCGCCCGACCCGCTCCGGTCGTGGCGGCCCCGGTCACCCCGCCGCCACGTCGCCGGAGGTTCTTCCGCCGCGACCGCGGGTGA
- a CDS encoding 2'-5' RNA ligase family protein, with the protein MHDEALRPGERARDVGDPYRYGVYLRPDPRTCLAVTTITTQLRAQYGFVSAGAFPPHATLVGSQHLGRDEDAVVTALDAVLEGRPGFDVHNRGVRPSGVGFVYDVHHRADGSPNAEFVDLAAAVDAAVEPLRLPMNSPQVHGFDRAGFLAHLSLASHDLYERPDLHDEVGEFVTGLDVAVPQGFRGRTVTLYRTASSDWSGRWWRSLVCEHVATWTLD; encoded by the coding sequence ATGCACGACGAGGCGTTGCGCCCCGGGGAACGGGCCCGCGACGTGGGCGATCCCTACCGCTACGGCGTCTACCTGCGGCCCGACCCGCGGACGTGCCTGGCCGTCACGACCATCACCACCCAGCTCCGGGCGCAGTACGGGTTCGTCTCGGCCGGGGCGTTCCCGCCGCACGCCACCCTGGTGGGCAGCCAGCACCTGGGCCGCGACGAGGACGCGGTCGTCACCGCCCTCGACGCCGTCCTGGAGGGCCGCCCCGGCTTCGACGTCCACAACCGCGGGGTGCGGCCCAGCGGGGTGGGTTTCGTCTACGACGTGCACCACCGCGCCGACGGGAGCCCGAACGCCGAGTTCGTGGACCTCGCCGCCGCGGTCGACGCCGCCGTCGAGCCGTTGCGGCTGCCGATGAACTCCCCGCAGGTCCACGGCTTCGACCGCGCCGGCTTCCTGGCCCACCTGTCCCTGGCCTCGCACGACCTCTACGAACGTCCCGACCTGCACGACGAGGTGGGCGAGTTCGTCACCGGTCTCGACGTCGCGGTACCGCAGGGTTTCCGAGGTCGCACCGTGACCCTGTACCGCACCGCCAGTTCCGACTGGAGCGGGCGGTGGTGGCGCAGCCTGGTGTGCGAACACGTCGCGACGTGGACCCTGGACTGA
- a CDS encoding AraC family transcriptional regulator — translation MTGADRGILYPARLPRFTRVPAPEAVDRLVRWFWVPQWDVDAGRVSRQHVVAFPACNLVVDSREGGFVGLAGPTTRRSHQDLSGSGWAVGAQLLPAAVPAFTDDPTALRDDYRRLDLPDLLAAVRDATSGPADGLPARGAAAFADWLAAHVGEPSAEASLANAMAELIDSDPEVLRVEDVALRLATSPRTLQRLARRYVGLPPAAMIRRRRLQEAAERVRSDPGADLARIAADLGYADHAHLTHDFRAVLGMAPSAYRRSGAT, via the coding sequence GTGACCGGAGCGGACCGCGGGATCCTCTACCCCGCGCGCCTGCCCCGCTTCACCCGGGTACCCGCCCCCGAGGCGGTCGACCGGCTGGTGCGCTGGTTCTGGGTCCCGCAGTGGGACGTCGACGCCGGCCGGGTCTCCCGCCAGCACGTCGTGGCCTTCCCGGCCTGCAACCTCGTCGTGGACAGCCGCGAGGGTGGTTTCGTCGGCCTGGCCGGGCCGACGACACGGCGTTCGCACCAGGACCTCAGCGGGAGCGGCTGGGCCGTCGGTGCGCAACTGCTGCCGGCGGCGGTGCCCGCCTTCACCGACGACCCCACGGCGTTGCGCGACGACTACCGGCGCCTCGACCTGCCCGACCTGCTGGCGGCCGTCCGGGACGCGACGTCGGGCCCGGCCGACGGTCTCCCCGCCCGCGGGGCCGCCGCGTTCGCCGACTGGCTCGCCGCCCACGTCGGGGAACCGTCCGCGGAGGCGTCGCTGGCCAACGCGATGGCCGAGCTCATCGACTCCGACCCCGAGGTCCTCCGGGTGGAGGACGTCGCCCTCCGGCTCGCGACGTCACCGCGCACCCTGCAACGCCTCGCCCGCCGCTACGTCGGTCTCCCGCCCGCGGCGATGATCCGCCGCCGCCGGTTGCAGGAGGCCGCCGAGCGCGTCCGGAGCGATCCCGGCGCCGACCTGGCCCGCATCGCCGCCGACCTCGGCTACGCCGACCACGCCCACCTGACCCACGACTTCCGCGCGGTCCTCGGCATGGCCCCCAGCGCGTACCGCCGCTCCGGGGCGACCTGA
- a CDS encoding LLM class flavin-dependent oxidoreductase: protein MLELSCVVLNDLHPTAFTETARAVEALGLRTVFCYDHLSWESLRDGPWYNAVPLLAAAATVTTTVRLGTLVASPNFRHPVTFAHEVMTLDQLSGGRLELGVGAGTARHDATVLGIAELTPAQRQSRFEEWTTLLSTVLAQRASDVAGERYTALDARNVPGPVAGSIPLTVAAAGPRGMRFAAAVGDTWVTYGDRRPGSEETVERFTAPAARFAQVPGAAGVRAMALLSLDEEAAYRDYPRFAAALEAAGFDEVVVHWPRGDGRGMPADVLDRVLRTHGLGRT from the coding sequence GTGCTCGAACTCTCCTGCGTGGTCCTGAACGACCTGCACCCCACCGCCTTCACCGAGACCGCGCGCGCCGTCGAGGCCCTGGGGTTGCGCACGGTGTTCTGCTACGACCACCTGTCCTGGGAGTCCCTGCGCGACGGGCCCTGGTACAACGCCGTGCCGTTGCTGGCGGCGGCCGCCACGGTCACGACCACGGTGCGGCTGGGCACGCTCGTCGCCTCCCCGAACTTCCGCCACCCGGTGACCTTCGCGCACGAGGTGATGACCCTCGACCAGCTGAGCGGGGGGCGCCTCGAACTCGGCGTGGGGGCGGGGACGGCGAGGCACGACGCCACGGTGCTGGGGATCGCGGAACTCACCCCCGCGCAGCGGCAGTCGCGCTTCGAGGAGTGGACGACGCTGCTGAGCACGGTCCTGGCGCAGCGGGCCAGCGACGTGGCGGGGGAGCGGTACACGGCGCTCGACGCCCGCAACGTCCCCGGTCCGGTGGCCGGCTCGATCCCGCTGACGGTGGCCGCGGCCGGTCCGCGGGGGATGCGCTTCGCCGCCGCCGTCGGGGACACCTGGGTGACCTACGGCGACCGCCGTCCGGGGTCCGAGGAGACCGTCGAGCGCTTCACCGCGCCCGCTGCCCGCTTCGCGCAGGTCCCCGGTGCGGCCGGCGTCCGGGCGATGGCGCTGCTGAGCCTGGACGAGGAGGCGGCCTACCGGGACTACCCGCGGTTCGCGGCCGCCCTGGAGGCGGCGGGCTTCGACGAGGTCGTCGTGCACTGGCCCCGCGGCGACGGCCGGGGGATGCCCGCCGACGTCCTCGACAGGGTGCTGCGGACGCACGGGCTGGGCCGGACGTGA
- a CDS encoding tetratricopeptide repeat-containing diguanylate cyclase, whose protein sequence is MDGPAATVLVDSPSPAVLQAALHDVAFLVGHDVEAAATRAGFLLHQVRHHVPGPERTGLGWQAELVIADAAGRRGDAERLGVVAQAALAWADGAGDAFVAARAHQLLSTLHEILGDGGLALEHAVQGVERLPADAPAWVHGDHRSRLGITHEVLGDFDEARTRFTGLLRAAEAQGDQNLRLRTLNNLAYLELRAGRAAEAAALAAELLEHSRRTGLALSAAAWDTVAHVRMGAGRWAAAEAVLRDALADARLITEARDVATLHVNLARCLRHLGRFAEAAQSLAAAAAQCADLSFGEVGGDLVLEQCELAAATGDFEGAYRLHRRFYDLTMERVSAAKHHRARVLAAIYETTEARRAGEHYQRLAERDHLTGLFNRRYVEDVVPARVAASGGRGWAIALLDLDHFKRVNDTHSHQVGDEVLQQFARYLEQFCGPGEIAARLGGEEFLLLLRDDHDDDDDGGARVTVLRLLEAVRSHDWGVLAAGLRVTCSAGLVPVGGGGSALVDALAGADRNLYAAKRAGRDRLRSDVPRRRRDPR, encoded by the coding sequence GTGGACGGGCCAGCGGCCACGGTGCTCGTCGACTCCCCGTCCCCGGCGGTGCTGCAGGCCGCCCTGCACGACGTCGCGTTCCTCGTCGGCCACGACGTGGAGGCCGCCGCGACCCGTGCGGGGTTCCTCCTGCACCAGGTCCGCCACCACGTCCCCGGTCCGGAGCGGACGGGGCTCGGGTGGCAGGCGGAGCTCGTCATCGCCGACGCCGCGGGCCGCCGCGGTGACGCGGAGCGCCTCGGGGTCGTCGCGCAGGCCGCGCTCGCGTGGGCCGACGGGGCGGGAGACGCGTTCGTCGCCGCCCGCGCCCACCAGTTGCTCTCGACCCTGCACGAGATCCTCGGCGACGGCGGACTCGCCCTCGAGCACGCCGTGCAGGGCGTGGAGCGCCTCCCGGCCGACGCTCCCGCGTGGGTGCACGGTGACCACCGGTCCCGGCTCGGCATCACCCACGAGGTCCTCGGCGACTTCGACGAGGCCCGCACCCGGTTCACCGGGCTGCTGCGGGCGGCGGAGGCCCAGGGCGACCAGAACCTGCGGCTGCGGACGCTGAACAACCTCGCCTACCTGGAACTCCGCGCGGGGCGGGCGGCCGAGGCCGCGGCCCTCGCCGCGGAGCTGCTGGAGCACTCCCGGCGGACGGGCCTGGCGCTGAGCGCCGCGGCCTGGGACACGGTCGCGCACGTCCGCATGGGGGCGGGCCGGTGGGCCGCCGCGGAGGCCGTGCTGCGTGACGCCCTCGCCGACGCGCGCCTGATCACCGAGGCCCGGGACGTCGCGACCCTGCACGTCAACCTCGCCCGGTGCCTGCGCCACCTCGGGCGCTTCGCCGAGGCGGCGCAGAGCCTGGCCGCCGCGGCCGCGCAGTGCGCGGACCTCTCCTTCGGCGAGGTGGGGGGCGACCTCGTGCTCGAGCAGTGCGAACTGGCCGCGGCCACCGGCGACTTCGAGGGCGCCTACCGGCTGCACCGCAGGTTCTACGACCTCACGATGGAGCGCGTCTCCGCGGCGAAGCACCACCGGGCCCGGGTCCTCGCCGCGATCTACGAGACGACCGAGGCCCGTCGCGCCGGCGAGCACTACCAGCGGCTGGCCGAACGCGACCACCTCACCGGGCTGTTCAACCGCCGCTACGTCGAGGACGTCGTCCCGGCGCGGGTGGCGGCGTCCGGTGGACGGGGGTGGGCGATCGCCCTGCTCGACCTCGACCACTTCAAACGCGTCAACGACACCCACTCCCACCAGGTCGGTGACGAGGTGCTGCAGCAGTTCGCCCGCTACCTGGAGCAGTTCTGCGGGCCGGGTGAGATCGCCGCCCGCCTGGGCGGTGAGGAGTTCCTGCTGCTGCTGCGCGACGACCACGACGATGACGATGACGGGGGCGCGCGCGTCACCGTCCTCCGGTTGCTGGAGGCCGTGCGCTCGCACGACTGGGGCGTCCTCGCCGCCGGCTTGCGCGTCACCTGCAGCGCCGGGCTCGTCCCGGTCGGCGGTGGCGGGTCCGCCCTGGTCGACGCGCTGGCCGGGGCCGACCGGAACCTCTACGCCGCGAAGCGTGCGGGTCGTGACCGGTTGCGTTCCGACGTCCCGCGCAGGCGCCGCGACCCGCGCTGA
- a CDS encoding alkaline phosphatase D family protein produces MTTFPLVSTPAGGLGRRSVLAGAAAGTGLLVAGQHSASATQSPDRATKSFASRLGNPFTLGVASGEPTPDGIVLWTRLAPYPYAEDGRGGMPDRDVPVEWELAEDDAFRRIVRSGRTVAPSQLGHSVHVEVDRLPSGREFFYRFRLAGLGGEVSPVGMTRTAPALRSWGTPLTMAFASCAQYEHGWFTAYRRLAEEQPDVVLFLGDYIYEYQADTYVSPSGSNVRDHMGPETVSLANYRQRHAQYKADPDLQAAHAVAPWIVTWDDHEVENNYAALVAEEQVPVPTLEEFTARRAAAYQAYYENMPLRADARPRGADMQLYRRLSWGRLANFHVLDTRQFRDDQPGGDTFPSAGPERDEPQRTIMGEEQEAWLLDGLERSGATWDVIAQQVMFHEHDYVPGVDRGFNPDSWDGYTANRQRLLDEFAERGVENPVVLSGDVHKHYAADLSRVATDPGSAPVGVELVATSITSGGDGGDDYATRDSELADNPDLKLANNQRGYVVARLDRHEMRAEFRVLDRVSQPGAAAGTRATFVVEAGRPGLQEA; encoded by the coding sequence GTGACCACGTTCCCCCTCGTCAGCACCCCCGCCGGCGGCCTGGGCCGCCGCAGCGTCCTCGCCGGCGCAGCCGCCGGCACCGGCCTGCTCGTGGCCGGTCAGCACAGCGCGTCCGCGACCCAGAGCCCCGACCGGGCGACGAAGTCCTTCGCCTCACGCCTGGGCAACCCCTTCACCCTCGGCGTCGCCTCCGGGGAACCCACGCCCGACGGCATCGTCCTGTGGACGCGACTGGCGCCCTACCCCTACGCCGAGGACGGGCGGGGCGGCATGCCGGACCGCGACGTCCCCGTCGAGTGGGAACTCGCGGAGGACGACGCGTTCCGCCGCATCGTGCGCAGCGGCCGGACGGTCGCCCCGTCCCAGCTCGGGCACAGCGTCCACGTCGAGGTCGACCGCCTGCCCTCGGGGCGGGAGTTCTTCTACCGCTTCCGCCTCGCCGGTCTGGGCGGGGAGGTCTCCCCGGTCGGCATGACCCGCACCGCCCCGGCCCTGAGGTCCTGGGGCACACCGCTGACCATGGCGTTCGCGTCCTGCGCGCAGTACGAACACGGCTGGTTCACCGCCTACCGCCGCCTGGCCGAGGAACAGCCGGACGTGGTCCTCTTCCTCGGGGACTACATCTACGAGTACCAGGCGGACACGTACGTCTCGCCCTCGGGCAGCAACGTGCGCGACCACATGGGCCCGGAGACGGTGTCACTGGCCAACTACCGCCAGCGCCACGCCCAGTACAAGGCGGACCCGGACCTGCAGGCCGCGCACGCGGTGGCTCCGTGGATCGTCACCTGGGACGACCACGAGGTCGAGAACAACTACGCCGCACTCGTCGCCGAGGAACAGGTCCCCGTGCCGACCCTCGAGGAGTTCACCGCCCGCCGGGCCGCGGCCTACCAGGCCTACTACGAGAACATGCCGCTGCGTGCCGACGCCCGTCCCCGGGGTGCCGACATGCAGTTGTACCGCCGCCTCAGCTGGGGACGGCTGGCGAACTTCCACGTGCTCGACACGCGCCAGTTCCGCGACGACCAGCCCGGTGGGGACACGTTCCCCAGCGCCGGCCCGGAACGCGACGAGCCCCAGCGCACCATCATGGGCGAGGAGCAGGAGGCGTGGCTGCTCGACGGCCTCGAACGCTCCGGCGCGACGTGGGACGTCATCGCCCAGCAGGTCATGTTCCACGAGCACGACTACGTCCCGGGTGTCGACCGGGGTTTCAACCCCGACTCCTGGGACGGGTACACCGCCAACCGCCAGCGACTGCTGGACGAGTTCGCGGAACGCGGGGTGGAGAACCCCGTCGTCCTCTCCGGCGACGTGCACAAGCACTACGCGGCGGACCTCTCCCGGGTCGCCACCGACCCGGGCTCCGCGCCCGTGGGCGTCGAACTGGTCGCCACCTCGATCACGTCCGGGGGTGACGGGGGTGACGACTACGCGACCCGCGACAGCGAACTGGCCGACAACCCCGACCTGAAGCTCGCCAACAACCAGCGCGGCTACGTCGTCGCGCGCCTGGACCGGCACGAGATGCGCGCGGAGTTCCGGGTGCTCGACCGGGTGTCGCAGCCGGGGGCCGCAGCGGGCACCCGCGCGACCTTCGTCGTCGAGGCCGGACGCCCCGGGCTGCAGGAGGCCTGA
- a CDS encoding alpha-N-arabinofuranosidase, with protein MSTGNLHGVVNLDVAGATISRHLYGHFAEHLGRCIYEGFWVGEDSPIQNTAGVRDDVVQALKEISIPNLRWPGGCFADEYHWMNGVGPREERPSMVNTHWGDVVEDNSFGTHEFMQLCELLGAEPYVSGNVGSGTVAEMSDWVEYLTRSGDAPMSRLRREHGRTEPWKVPFWGIGNEAWGCGGNMTAEQYTQLASQFATYTRNHDGNELYRVAAGPNKDDYHWTETLMKSISALGGPVADRKHNGWQALSFHYYTHASDDWQHKGSATEFDAEEYHRTILNAWRIDEIVRGHARVMDAYDPEATVGLVCDEWGTWWDVEPGTNPGFLFQQNTLRDALVAGLHFDVFHANARRLVMANIAQTVNVLQAMVLTDGAKMVLTPTYHVFAMNAGHQDATSHPVQVVSSDARYRGEVGEYATLTTSVSSREGSALVSLTNLDASNGGTVRLDLRGRDWQVATAKILAAPSLQAHNTVQDPSAVAPVAFDGARREGDALVVDLPPHSFATVELTLG; from the coding sequence GTGAGCACCGGAAACCTGCACGGCGTCGTGAACCTCGACGTGGCGGGCGCGACCATCAGCCGACACCTCTACGGCCACTTCGCCGAGCACCTGGGCCGGTGCATCTACGAGGGGTTCTGGGTCGGGGAGGACTCCCCGATCCAGAACACCGCGGGGGTGCGCGACGACGTCGTGCAGGCCCTGAAGGAGATCAGCATCCCCAACCTGCGCTGGCCGGGGGGCTGCTTCGCCGACGAGTACCACTGGATGAACGGCGTCGGCCCGCGCGAGGAACGCCCCTCGATGGTCAACACCCACTGGGGCGACGTCGTCGAGGACAACTCCTTCGGCACCCACGAGTTCATGCAGCTCTGCGAGCTGCTGGGGGCGGAGCCCTACGTCTCGGGCAACGTCGGCTCCGGCACCGTCGCCGAGATGAGCGACTGGGTCGAGTACCTCACCCGCTCCGGCGACGCCCCGATGTCCCGGTTGCGCCGTGAGCACGGGCGCACCGAGCCCTGGAAGGTCCCCTTCTGGGGCATCGGGAACGAGGCCTGGGGGTGCGGCGGCAACATGACCGCCGAGCAGTACACCCAGCTCGCCAGCCAGTTCGCGACCTACACGCGCAACCACGACGGCAACGAGCTGTACCGCGTGGCGGCCGGTCCGAACAAGGACGACTACCACTGGACCGAGACGCTGATGAAGTCGATCAGCGCCCTCGGCGGGCCGGTGGCCGACCGCAAGCACAACGGCTGGCAGGCCCTGTCCTTCCACTACTACACCCACGCCAGCGACGACTGGCAGCACAAGGGCTCGGCGACGGAGTTCGACGCCGAGGAGTACCACCGCACCATCCTCAACGCCTGGCGCATCGACGAGATCGTCCGCGGGCACGCCCGGGTCATGGACGCCTACGACCCCGAGGCCACCGTCGGTCTCGTCTGCGACGAATGGGGCACCTGGTGGGACGTGGAACCCGGCACCAACCCCGGGTTCCTGTTCCAGCAGAACACCCTGCGCGACGCGCTCGTCGCCGGTCTGCACTTCGACGTCTTCCACGCCAACGCCCGCCGGCTGGTCATGGCGAACATCGCCCAGACGGTCAACGTGCTGCAGGCGATGGTGCTGACCGACGGCGCGAAGATGGTCCTCACCCCGACGTACCACGTGTTCGCGATGAACGCCGGGCACCAGGACGCCACCAGCCACCCGGTGCAGGTCGTCAGCTCCGACGCCCGCTACCGGGGCGAGGTCGGCGAGTACGCGACGCTGACCACCTCGGTGAGTTCGCGGGAGGGCAGCGCGCTGGTCTCGCTGACCAACCTCGACGCCAGCAACGGCGGCACCGTCCGGCTCGACCTGCGGGGACGTGACTGGCAGGTCGCGACCGCCAAGATCCTCGCGGCTCCCTCGTTGCAGGCGCACAACACGGTGCAGGACCCCTCCGCCGTGGCACCCGTCGCCTTCGACGGCGCCCGACGCGAGGGCGACGCGCTCGTCGTCGACCTGCCCCCGCACTCCTTCGCGACGGTGGAACTCACCCTCGGCTGA